In the genome of Paenibacillus sp. FSL R5-0766, one region contains:
- the spoIIID gene encoding sporulation transcriptional regulator SpoIIID, whose product MHDYIKERTIKIGRCIVETRNTVRTIAKEFGVSKSTVHKDLTERLPEINPDLADQVKHILEYHKSIRHLRGGEATKIKYKKTSGKKREVLASAKS is encoded by the coding sequence GTGCACGATTACATCAAGGAACGGACCATCAAAATTGGTCGCTGCATTGTTGAGACGAGGAATACGGTCCGTACCATTGCCAAGGAATTCGGCGTGTCAAAGAGTACTGTGCATAAGGATCTGACGGAGCGTCTGCCGGAAATCAACCCTGATCTTGCTGACCAGGTGAAACACATTTTGGAGTATCACAAGTCGATCCGCCATTTGCGGGGCGGTGAAGCGACCAAAATTAAATACAAAAAAACGAGTGGCAAGAAACGTGAGGTGTTGGCTTCCGCCAAATCGTAA
- a CDS encoding M23 family metallopeptidase translates to MNEQNKKTNQEETPKTTQGVPASQPSSWKRAMSKRWVFPAAYIAAAGIILTLVWVYQGTGDKTLNSDPASGVVETGASAGTEGTAVGGEEESVEVVAKSENFVWPVAVPSEISVVKPFYDSEASTEEHEAAMVQYNDTFIPNTGVDLARGDNKTFEVKAALAGKVTRVEQNPLTGQVVEITHSDNLKTVYQSLADVKVKQDDEVKQGDAIASAGVNELGKTLGNHLHFEVYEDGQPVNPQGYLPEK, encoded by the coding sequence ATGAATGAACAAAACAAAAAAACAAACCAAGAAGAAACTCCTAAAACAACTCAAGGAGTACCGGCTAGTCAGCCCTCTTCATGGAAAAGAGCAATGTCCAAACGCTGGGTCTTCCCGGCAGCCTACATCGCAGCAGCAGGCATTATACTAACCTTAGTGTGGGTCTATCAGGGCACAGGCGACAAAACGCTAAACTCGGACCCTGCTAGCGGGGTAGTAGAAACAGGTGCATCGGCGGGTACAGAAGGAACAGCAGTAGGCGGAGAAGAAGAAAGTGTGGAAGTTGTTGCAAAGTCGGAGAATTTTGTATGGCCGGTAGCGGTACCGTCCGAAATTTCGGTAGTAAAACCTTTCTATGATAGCGAAGCTTCAACCGAGGAACATGAAGCGGCAATGGTGCAGTACAATGATACATTCATCCCGAACACGGGTGTGGATCTGGCACGTGGGGATAACAAAACGTTTGAAGTCAAAGCAGCACTCGCCGGTAAAGTTACCCGGGTTGAGCAAAATCCGCTCACAGGTCAGGTTGTGGAAATCACACACAGCGATAACCTGAAGACGGTATACCAAAGCCTGGCAGACGTCAAAGTGAAACAGGACGACGAAGTGAAACAGGGAGATGCGATTGCATCCGCTGGCGTCAATGAATTGGGTAAAACGCTTGGCAACCATCTTCACTTTGAAGTGTACGAAGACGGACAGCCGGTTAACCCGCAAGGATATCTTCCGGAAAAATAA